In one Melopsittacus undulatus isolate bMelUnd1 chromosome 4, bMelUnd1.mat.Z, whole genome shotgun sequence genomic region, the following are encoded:
- the GJD2 gene encoding gap junction delta-2 protein, which produces MGEWTILERLLEAAVQQHSTMIGRILLTVVVIFRILIVAIVGETVYDDEQTMFVCNTLQPGCNQACYDQAFPISHIRYWVFQIIMVCTPSLCFITYSVHQSAKQRERRYSTVFLTLERDQDSMKREDSKKIKNTIVNGVLQNTENSTKEAEPDCLEVKEIPNPAIRTTKSKMRRQEGISRFYIIQVVFRNALEIGFLVGQYFLYGFNVPSMYECDRYPCIKEVECYVSRPTEKTVFLVFMFAVSGICVVLNLAELNHLGWRKIKMAVRGVQAKRKSIYEIRNKDLPRMSMPNFGRTQSSDSAYV; this is translated from the coding sequence GATCCTGCTGACCGTGGTGGTGATCTTCAGGATACTCATTGTGGCCATTGTAGGGGAGACGGTGTACGATGACGAGCAAACTATGTTTGTGTGTAACACgctgcagccaggctgcaaCCAGGCTTGTTACGACCAGGCTTTCCCTATTTCTCACATAAGGTACTGGGTGTTCCAGATCATCATGGTATGCACTCCCAGCCTTTGCTTCATAACATACTCCGTTCACCAGTCTGCTAAGCAGAGGGAACGTAGGTACTCTACTGTCTTCCTCACCTTGGAGAGGGACCAGGATTCCATGAAGCGTGAGGACAGTAAGAAAATCAAGAACACGATTGTCAATGGGGTGCTGCAGAACACTGAGAACTCCACCAAAGAGGCAGAACCAGACTGCTTAGAAGTGAAGGAAATCCCCAATCCTGCTATCAGAACTACAAAGTCAAAGATGAGAAGGCAAGAAGGCATTTCTCGATTTTATATTATCCAAGTGGTCTTTCGAAATGCCCTAGAGATTGGATTCTTAGTAGGACAATATTTTCTGTATGGATTCAATGTCCCTTCCATGTATGAATGTGACAGATACCCTTGCATTAAAGAAGTAGAGTGCTATGTCTCTAGACCCACTGAGAAGACTGTATTCTTGGTATTCATGTTTGCTGTCAGTGGGATTTGTGTGGTGCTCAATTTGGCAGAACTGAACCACTTGGGCTGGAGAAAGATCAAAATGGCAGTGAGAGGAGTacaggcaaaaaggaaatccatATACGAAATCAGAAATAAGGATCTGCCAAGAATGAGTATGCCCAACTTTGGCAGGACTCAGTCAAGTGACTCAGCTTATGTGTGA